In a single window of the Chionomys nivalis chromosome 11, mChiNiv1.1, whole genome shotgun sequence genome:
- the Ambp gene encoding protein AMBP, with product MQGLGTLFLLLTACVASRADPVSDIQVQENFSESRIYGKWFNLAVGSTCPWLRRIKDKMSISTLVLQGGATEAEISMTSTRWRRGVCEEVSGTYEKTDIKGKFLHRKPKWNITMESYVVHTNYDEYAIFLTKKFSRHHGPTITAKLYGREPQLRDSLLQEFREVALSVGIPENSIVFMADRGECVPGDLEQVTTSPLRARRAVLPQENEGSGAGPLVTEVLKKEDSCQLSYSEGPCLGMIERYYYNGASMACETFQYGGCLGNGNNFISEKECLQTCRTIAACNLPIVQGPCRANTELWAFDAAQGKCVQFTYGGCKGNGNKFYSEKECKEYCGVPGDGYEELMRS from the exons ATGCAGGGTCTCGGGACCCTGTTCCTGCTGTTAACCGCCTGCGTGGCTTCAAGGGCTGACCCTGTGTCAGACATCCAGGTTCAGGAGAATTTCAGCGAGTCCCGG ATCTATGGGAAATGGTTCAACCTGGCGGTGGGCTCCACCTGCCCGTGGCTGAGGAGGATCAAGGACAAGATGAGCATAAGCACACTGGTGCTGCAAGGaggggccacagaagcagagATCAGCATGACCAGCACCCGATGGCG GAGAGGTGTCTGCGAGGAGGTCTCTGGAACATACGAGAAGACAGACATCAAGGGAAAGTTCCTCCACCGCAAACCCA AATGGAACATAACGATGGAATCCTATGTGGTACACACCAACTATGATGAGTATGCCATTTTCCTAACCAAAAAGTTCAGCCGCCACCATGGACCCACCATCACTGCCAAACTCTATG GCCGGGAGCCACAGCTGAGGGACAGCCTTCTGCAGGAGTTCAGGGAGGTGGCCCTGAGCGTGGGCATCCCTGAGAACTCCATCGTTTTCATGGCTGACAGAG GGGAATGTGTCCCTGGGGATCTGGAGCAGGTGACCACATCACCTCTG AGAGCCCGGAGGGCAGTGTTGCCCCAAGAAAATGAGGGATCAGGAGCTGGGCCACTGGTAACTGAGGTCCTCAAGAAAGAAG ATTCCTGTCAGCTCAGCTACTCAGAAGGTCCCTGCCTAGGGATGATAGAGAGGTATTACTACAATGGCGCTTCCATGGCCTGCGAGACCTTCCAATATGGGGGCTGCCTGGGCAACGGCAACAACTTCATCTCTGAGAAGGAGTGTCTGCAGACATGCCGGACCATAG CGGCCTGCAATCTCCCCATAGTCCAAGGCCCCTGCCGAGCCAATACAGAGCTCTGGGCATTCGATGCAGCACAAGGGAAGTGTGTCCAGTTCACCTACGGGGGCTGCAAAGGCAACGGCAACAAGTTCTACTCCGAGAAGGAGTGCAAGGAGTACTGCGGCGTTCCCGGTGACG GGTACGAGGAACTAATGCGCAGTTGA